The following are from one region of the Molothrus aeneus isolate 106 chromosome 7, BPBGC_Maene_1.0, whole genome shotgun sequence genome:
- the OSBPL11 gene encoding oxysterol-binding protein-related protein 11 — MQGADPAAAMKGPEGEGKTEPLPAAAGQSGGGRSGGGRGGNKGWQYSDHMENICGYLMKYTNLVTGWQYRYFVLNNDAGLLEYFVNEQSRHLKPRGTLQLAGAVISPSDEDSHTFTVNAASGEQYKLRATDAKERQHWVSRLQICTQHHTEAIGKNNPPLKSRSFSLASQGSANSPGVQRRPSQNAVSFFNVGHHRLPTGKRVPIMQPDHLVDVREMMSQAEGQQRDLIRSIECLPASGHLTSLDQDLLMLKATSMATMNCLNDCFHILQLQHASQQKGSLPAGTTISWLEPKISLANHFKNGAAQNFPAEINKPASVREEQSIAEPCQLTREPEEINPDEELEDICDDKEDDLGAVEEQRSVILHLLSQLKLGMDLTRVVLPTFILEKRSLLEMYADFMSHPDLFVAITNGSGPEERMIRFVEYYLTSFHEGRKGAIAKKPYNPIIGETFHCSWRLPKSSVATDAGTNSSAHSPSEQLTPPKDAEGQAEPDCYTVKFVAEQVSHHPPVSGFYAECVERNMCVNAHVWTKSKFLGMSIGVTMVGEGVLHLLEHGEEYTFSLPCAYARSILTVPWVELGGKVNINCAKTGYSASINFHTKPFYGGKLHRVTGEVKQNMTNTVVCRVQGEWNSVLEFTYSNGETKYVDLTKLSVTRKRVRPLEKQGPFESRRLWQHVTESLRDGDIDKATEHKRALEERQRNEERLRAETETPWCTKYFLKDGDGWVYHKPLWKTVSAAQTQQTDSN; from the exons TGAtcacatggaaaatatttgtggCTACTTAATGAAATACACCAATCTTGTCACTGGCTGGCAATATCG GTATTTTGTGTTAAACAATGATGCTGGCCTGCTGGAGTACTTTGTGAATGAGCAGTCTAGACATCTGAAGCCCAGAGGtaccctgcagctggctggagCTGTCATCTCACCCAGTGATGAAGACTCTCACACCTTCACAGTCAATGCAGCCAGTGGGGAGCAGTACAAGCTAAGAG CTACAGATGCTAAAGAGCGGCAGCACTGGGTTAGCAGGCTACAGATTTGCACACAGCATCACACAGAAGCTATTGGAAAG AACAACCCTCCTCTGAAATCTCGCAGCTTCTCTCTTGCATCCCAAGGAAGTGCCAACTCTCCTGGTGTGCAGAGAAGACCCAGTCAAAATGCAGTTTCCTTCTTCAATGTTGGACATCACAGATTGCCAACAGGAAAAAGAGTTCCCATTATGCAGCCAGATCACCTTGTAGATGTTAGAGAG ATGATGTCTCAGGCTGAGGGCCAGCAGAGAGACTTGATCAGGAGCATAGAATGCCTTCCTGCCTCCGGTCACCTTACATCCTTGGATCAAGACCTATTGATGCTCAAAGCAACTTCCATGGCAACCATGAACTGCTTAAATGACTGTTTCCATATTCTCCAGTTACAGCATGCTTCTCAACAAAAGGGCTCCTTACCAGCAG GAACGACAATCAGTTGGTTGGAACCGAAGATCTCCCTGGCAAACCACTTCAAAAATGGAGCAGCTCAGAATTTCCCAGCAGAGATAAACAAGCCAGCATCTGTCAGAGAAGAGCAGTCCATtgcagagccctgccagctAACAAGG GAACCTGAAGAAATAAATCCAgatgaggagctggaggatATCTGTGATGATAAGGAAGATGACCTAGGAGCAGTGGAAGAGCAGCGCAGCGTGATCTTGCATCTTTTGTCTCAGCTGAAACTTGGCATGGACTTAACAAGA GTTGTTCTTCCCACATTCATTCTAGAGAAGCGCTCGTTGCTGGAGATGTACGCGGACTTCATGTCGCACCCCGATCTCTTTGTGGCCATCACGAACGGCAGCGGCCCCGAGGAGAGGATGATCCGCTTCGTGGAGTATTACCTCACCTCCTTCCACGAGGGCCGCAAGGGAGCCATCGCCAAGAAGCCCTACAACCCCATCATCGGGGAGACCTTCCACTGCTCCTGGAGATTGCCCAAGAGCAGCGTGGCCACCGATGCTGGCACCAACTCCTCCGCTCACTCCCCCTCGGAGCAACTCACTCCGCCCAAAGATGCGGAAGGGCAAGCGGAGCCGGACTGTTACACGGTGAAATTCGTGGCTGAGCAAGTGTCCCACCATCCCCCTGTCTCAGGGTTTTATGCTGAGTGTGTGGAGAGGAACATGTGTGTCAACGCCCACGTCTGGACAAAAAGTAAATTCCTAGGAATGTCAATAGGAGTGACAATGGTTGGCGAGG GTGTCTTACATCTCCTGGAGCATGGGGAAGAATACACCTTCTCTCTGCCCTGTGCATATGCCCGCTCAATTTTAACTGTTCCTTGGGTAGAGCTGGGAGGAAAAGTCAACATTAACTGTGCAAAAACTGGGTATTCTGCAAGCATTAACTTTCATACCAAGCCCTTCTATGGTGGCAAGTTGCATCG AGTCACAGGTGAAGTGAAGCAGAACATGACGAACACGGTGGTGTGCAGAGTGCAGGGGGAGTGGAACAGTGTGCTTGAGTTCACCTACAGCAATGGGGAGACCAAATATGTGGACTTGACAAAGCTCTCTGTGACAAGAAAACGAGTCCGGCCCCTGGAGAAGCAAGGCCCCTTTGAATCTAG GAGGCTGTGGCAGCATGTGACAGAGTCTCTGCGGGATGGAGACATCGACAAGGCCACGGAGCACAAGCGAGCCCTGGAGGAACGGCAGAGGAACGAAGAGAGGCTTCGTGCTGAAACAGAAACTCCTTGGTGTACTAAATACTTCCTTAAAGAT GGAGATGGCTGGGTTTACCATAAACCCCTCTGGAAAACAGTCTCTGCTGCACAAACTCAACAAACAGACAGTAACtag